The sequence below is a genomic window from Cicer arietinum cultivar CDC Frontier isolate Library 1 chromosome 6, Cicar.CDCFrontier_v2.0, whole genome shotgun sequence.
AATTTCTTTGGGTTATTCGACCCGAGACAGTCAACGACGTTTCGGCATGGTCGGAATCACTGTCGGAAGATGTTAAAGAAGGTATGGCAGCGAGGGGTTGTGTTGTGAAATGGGCACCTCAAAATGAGGTTTTGGCACATGAAGCTGTTGGAGGGTTTTGGAGTCATTGTGGGTGGAATTCAACATTGGAGAGTTTGTGTGAAGGAGTGCCAATTATTTGTCAACCTTATTTTGGTGATCAGAGAGTAAATGCAAGATTGTTGAGCCATGTTTGGAAGGTGGGTTTGGAGTGGTGTAATGTGATAGAAAAGGATGAGATTGAAAGGGTGGTAAGAAGACTTATGGTGGATCAAGAAGGGGAGGAAATGAGACAAAGAGCAATGAAATTGAAGCATGTGATTGGGCAGGCTGTGACTGGTTCTTCATCTGATTCATTAAATGGATTGGTTAAGTGCATCTTATCAGTAAATATCTGATTTCACAACTAAAAGGACAAAATAAGTTATACTTGTAGAGTTAATTGACAATGtttttatagagaaaaataacTTTGGATTGTTTTGTGGTTATGGAGGTCACTAATGtttattactttaatttcttttatgaaaaaatatagattaaCATATGCTTTCATTGCATAACTGCCATAACATAGATCATGATAGCACATTACAAATACAATAACACACTTACATGCCACATAGTAGAtacatacatatacatattatgATATGATTAGGAAATAAAGAGACACATTTTCAGTTTACtgtaaatttcaattaaaggAAACAAAGTGAAGAGAGAGAATGAGTGTTTCTGACTCAATCGGTGCCTTCAATTTCAACGACTCTGATGTTCCTACCAGAAGAAGCAGAGATTTGTTGAACCTTGGGAACAGTAACAACAAGAACACCATTAACAATATCAGCTTTAAGGTGTTGAAGGTTTCCATCATGAGGGATCTTAAACCTGGTCATGAAATCGCCACTCTCAACGCTAACCTGCAGCATCCTCTCATCTTGGAGTTCGACAAACACATCTTCGTTGGCGAAGCCAGGAAGCACAATCCTCCACACGTGTGCTGTCGGTGTGTGTCTCCAATCGAGACGAGTGTTTAGGGATGATGATGATCCAGAAGCGAATTGAGGGAAGAAATTGGGGATGGGAGAAAGGAGAGGAAAGTGAAAATCGATGAATGGGTCCCATAGAGAGAGGGAATTTGGATCCCATGAGGAGTTGGAACGGTTGCGATTATTACGGTTTTGAACGGCGTTGATGGGTACTATCGACATAGTTGGAAAGATTGGTATGTAGTAACACTCACTCTGGAAGGAGCTTATGAATTAACACATCCCTTTACTTGAATGTTCCAGAAACTTGGAGACCcaaatagaataaataaattgtcTATCCTATTTCAAACCCCAAAGATAAAAATACTCAATGAGACAATAGTATTttattggctaaattacattcgtggtcctttaacttaatttcaggtaacgttttagtcctttatctttctttttttttcgacttggtcttttattttaattttaagtgacaatttgatattttatattttaaaattttaacaatg
It includes:
- the LOC101509651 gene encoding 18.1 kDa class I heat shock protein-like, yielding MSIVPINAVQNRNNRNRSNSSWDPNSLSLWDPFIDFHFPLLSPIPNFFPQFASGSSSSLNTRLDWRHTPTAHVWRIVLPGFANEDVFVELQDERMLQVSVESGDFMTRFKIPHDGNLQHLKADIVNGVLVVTVPKVQQISASSGRNIRVVEIEGTD